The segment CAATTCTACCTGACGGTCCTCTAAATTTCGGAACTAGATATACGTTTAAAATCGATTCGTCTGCTCAAAGCCAGGTGGGCTATCGGTTAGATGCTCCCTTTACTGCAAACTTTGTAGCCGGCGGACTAAATCCTCTACCGGTAGTGCAGGCGGTAGGATTGGAAAGCCAAGGATGTTCTACTACTTCTCCAGGATCCGGTTCGGCTTCCGGTGGTGACTGGACTTTAGGAAGTTGTTTTTGGGATAATTCTCTTCCTCTTCTTTCCTCCGGTTCATATCGTTTTAGAGGAGGGGATGATGGTTCAGGTACGATCGGTTCTTCTAACGCCTGCGCAGACGTGAATACGGATAATTTCAGGGTAATATTCAACAACTATATGAATCCTGGAAATACTGTAAATGCGGTGAGGTTACAACGAGTTTCTCCTCCTTCATCCAATATAAGAACGGCAACGTATGTTTGGTCAGATTGCCAGGCAGTATTTCCGTTCGGTTGTAAGGTGCTTACTATCGCATTTTCTGAACAGGAATCCTCTTGTAACGGTACACTCTTTGGTGATTCAAGTACAGGCGGAGATTTTAATTTAGATAGAACAGACAATGCACCTGCAAATTTCCCATTCTATCAATTGATTGTAGATACTTCCGCTCAGGATGTGAACGGGAAAAATTTAAGTTCTCAATTTATTTTCGGCGTAGAGGGAAAATGAAATATTTTATTATTATTCCGATTGCAGTAAGTTTATCCCTGCAATGTGTTCTTTTGAGAAGTTTCTTCCCATCGGAACCGGAAATCGCGAGAAATAATGGAAAAACAGGATACGTTTTAATTGCTCCTATTCGATTGAAAGATTCGACCGGCGGAAGCTTCGTAGGAGAGGTATTTCGAGAAAATTTAAGATTCGAATTAGCAAAACAAGGTTTTGTTTCCGCCGCTTTAGACGAAACGAATCGGGAAAGCCTTCCATATAAGGATGGAGGAAGAATCACATTCCCGGAAGAACCGTCTGACGTTAAACAAACGAATCCTCCAGTTGCAAATACAAAGGAAGAAAATCCTAAATTTCTCGGAATCTCCGAAAATGATTTAAAAAACCTTTTCGATAAAACGAAATTCGATTATTTTTTAGAAAGTACAGTAATATTAAAAGAAACGGGAACCGTTTTGGATCCGCTTTATTCCGTATCAGTTTTTATTCGCGTAAGTGGCAAAACCGGGAAGAAATTCGGTGAGATACGGTTTTCTGCCGATACTACAAGAGAAAAGTTGGATGAAACAGTTAAATACTCAACTTACGGTTCGGTAAAACAAATTAGGGATTTAGTTAAAGAATGATTAAGGAAAGACTTACTGAACTAAGAGCATTTTTAAATGTTAAGATTATCTTAATTTTCTTAAGCATTCCAATTGCGATATTTGTTATCTTTATTTTTTGGTATTACACTAAATCAGTAAAATTGAATGGGCTTTATCAGGAAGCTTTATCCGCGTATTCCGTTAAAAATTTGGACAAATCTAAGAGTTTATTATTACAAATTTATGAATCGGATTCAGATTTTAAGGATGTATCTTTCCTATTAGGAAAGATAGAATATTTTTCTAAAAACTTTGATCAATCGACAACTTATTTCAAAACTTGCGCCGACAATGGTAAATTGAATTGTAAACTTTGGGTTTTGAAATCTCTAATTCATTCCGGTAAGGATTATGATCTTTCTGAAAAAATCTTGAATCAACTTGCCGAGGATGGATTTGAAAATCCTGAGTTGGATCAATTTAGGGGAATCTTATATGAAAGAAAAGGCAAATTGGACCTCGCGTTAGAAAGTTACAATAGATCTATTTCCTTTACCTCTACAATTCTTCCTTCATTGGCTAGATTGGAAGCAATATATAAAAAAGCTGGCTTTCCAGCTAAAGCACAACGCTATAGAGAATTTTCAAACGCAGTTCAAGAATTAAACGGTTCTACAAAAACGAATAAAAAGGAAAAATGAATGAATTATCTGAGAGAAGCATATTCCTATTGTATAAACTTTTTTAACGAATATGTTAAAACTGAGCCGGAAGTTTTAGCTCAGAATGTTAAGAAGTTTTTAATTATCAGTTTGATAGGCGAGGCTATCCTAATCGTATTTTACGTAATTCTTAATTTAGTGGTTACCTATACCACTAATTACGAAGAGGTGGTCGCCTTAAATATAAGGATGAGGTATCTATTCGATCAGAGAGAAGTTTCTCCCTTCTTGTATTCGATGAACACGTATCCTTATACTGTTTTTTGGGGTGCGTTCTTCATAATACTATTCCAAACAATATCTATTTTATCTCGATGGGGCCTTATAAGACTGTTTTCTGAAAAGTATACAGATTTGCAAAGAATTGCATTAGCTGAAATTCACTCCTTTTCTAGATTTTTTATTTCTCTCTTCCCGCTTCTATTTATTGCCAAAATATTTCCGCAAAGTTGGAAGCTACAATTGCTTCCGTTGATTTTTTACGTATCTGTATATATGCTAACCATTCTTTTTGGGGCTTTCTTTTATTTAAAACGATGGATATTGGTGACTAACGCTATTTTGGAACAACCTA is part of the Leptospira neocaledonica genome and harbors:
- a CDS encoding Ig-like domain-containing protein, which translates into the protein MRFNFLKETIYGLSLFFLVSCDQLTGSASKMFPFLGGSENPKLVYYYPLKDTANVPPNASISFLFDKEMNIDSCISAFVIEPKITGFFASSPFGFEFTPSAPLSDGTYTITITKSCEDKSGLDLDNVFVLRFAVGSVPGGNQLAPTVVSASTLHGTPATCNAGGGASINFSTNTVEDTCVGSVASRTPIQIVFSSPMDRTITTLALSYTASLAASLSWSSDSQTLTILPDGPLNFGTRYTFKIDSSAQSQVGYRLDAPFTANFVAGGLNPLPVVQAVGLESQGCSTTSPGSGSASGGDWTLGSCFWDNSLPLLSSGSYRFRGGDDGSGTIGSSNACADVNTDNFRVIFNNYMNPGNTVNAVRLQRVSPPSSNIRTATYVWSDCQAVFPFGCKVLTIAFSEQESSCNGTLFGDSSTGGDFNLDRTDNAPANFPFYQLIVDTSAQDVNGKNLSSQFIFGVEGK
- a CDS encoding lipoprotein; its protein translation is MKYFIIIPIAVSLSLQCVLLRSFFPSEPEIARNNGKTGYVLIAPIRLKDSTGGSFVGEVFRENLRFELAKQGFVSAALDETNRESLPYKDGGRITFPEEPSDVKQTNPPVANTKEENPKFLGISENDLKNLFDKTKFDYFLESTVILKETGTVLDPLYSVSVFIRVSGKTGKKFGEIRFSADTTREKLDETVKYSTYGSVKQIRDLVKE
- a CDS encoding tetratricopeptide repeat protein is translated as MIKERLTELRAFLNVKIILIFLSIPIAIFVIFIFWYYTKSVKLNGLYQEALSAYSVKNLDKSKSLLLQIYESDSDFKDVSFLLGKIEYFSKNFDQSTTYFKTCADNGKLNCKLWVLKSLIHSGKDYDLSEKILNQLAEDGFENPELDQFRGILYERKGKLDLALESYNRSISFTSTILPSLARLEAIYKKAGFPAKAQRYREFSNAVQELNGSTKTNKKEK